One stretch of Kwoniella newhampshirensis strain CBS 13917 chromosome 5, whole genome shotgun sequence DNA includes these proteins:
- a CDS encoding mitochondrial 54S ribosomal protein bL17m, with protein sequence MKHGINQRKLGRMPAHRIALLRNLVSALLHHETIKTTLPKAKEAAKLAEKIITLGKKGSNQARSKAMAYLMPAHHAPSTSYTPSPTNPAPTLPPLDYPSTSSRSSTSPFDPETFTPPTSLLPKVFKTLSKRYAARPGGYTRIHKFGRRQGDNAPHAIVCLVDGPRDLKFELLARTVGKESLEVLERKGSLEGISEGWEGLGEKTRQEVERTLRFRSAEEQAVFKAKAREYADYLQAEESAYGGLRVPVVDPQTPAYRPPSRNAPKSGRALHAGERLSGMSVANTGLGLARGALGRQSRGRREADRTPRFFGQVTEAEVIRGGVVDKGSEQAAL encoded by the exons ATGAAGCACGGTATCAACCAAAGGAAGCTGGGCAGAATGCCTGCCCATCGTATCGCCCTGCTTCG AAATCTCGTTTCGGCATTGTTGCATCATGAGACGATCAAGACGACCTTGCCGAAAGCCAAGGAGGCTGCTAAGCTTGCTGAGAAG ATCATCACTctgggaaagaagggaagcAACCAAGCCAGGAGCAAAGCCATGGCCTATCTCATG CCCGCTCATCACGCTCCTTCTACCTCTTACACTCCCTCACCCACCAACCCCGCGCCCACACTCCCACCTCTCGATTacccttccacctcgtcccGTTCTTCCACCAGCCCATTCGATCCCGAGACATTCACCCCGCCCACCTCACTCCTTCCCAAAGTGTTCAAAACACTTTCAAAACGATACGCTGCGCGACCGGGAGGGTATACCCGGATCCACAAGTTCGGCAGACGGCAAGGCGACAACGCGCCGCATGCCATTGTGTGTCTAGTGGATGGTCCGCGGGATCTCAAGTTTGAATTACTTGCTAGGACGGTCGGTAAAGAGAGTCTGGAAGTGCTAGAACGAAAGGGCAGTCTGGAAGGTATCAGTGAGGGCTGGGAGGGGTTAGGAGAAAAGACTAGGCAAGAAGTCGAGAGGACATTGAGATTCAGGAGTGCAGAAGAGCAAGCGGTGTTCAAGGCGAAAGCTAGGGAATATGCG GACTACCTTCAAGCGGAAGAATCGGCTTATGGTGGACTTCGCGTTCCAGTGGTCGATCCCCAAACGCCTGCTTACAGACCGcccag TCGCAATGCGCCTAAAAGCGGTCGAGCCCTTCATGCTGGCGAACGGTTATCCGGCATGTCAGTCGCCAATACCGGTCTTGGATTAGCGAGAGGAGCTTTGGGTCGTCAATCTCgcgggagaagagaagcggATAGGACCCCGAGGTTCTTCGGTCAAGTCACAGAGGCGGAGGTGATCAGAGGGGGTGTGGTGGACAAGGGGAGTGAGCAGGCTGCGCTTTAG